In Actinomadura citrea, a single window of DNA contains:
- the nadD gene encoding nicotinate-nucleotide adenylyltransferase has translation MTQKRRMGIMGGTFDPIHHGHLVAASEVAHFYSLDEVVFVPTGISAHKEGAKVAAAEDRYLMAVIATASNPRFSVSRVDIDRPGATYTVDTLRDMREIQGPDTDLFFITGADALEKMLTWHDTDELFELAHFVGVTRPGHRLADPGLPDGRVSLMEVPALSISSTECRERVGSGEPIWYLVPDGIVQYINKRSLYRGAA, from the coding sequence ATGACGCAAAAGCGGCGCATGGGGATCATGGGCGGCACCTTCGACCCGATCCACCACGGGCACCTCGTGGCCGCCAGCGAGGTCGCGCACTTCTACTCCCTGGACGAGGTCGTGTTCGTGCCCACCGGCATCTCGGCCCACAAGGAGGGGGCCAAGGTCGCCGCCGCCGAGGACCGCTACCTCATGGCCGTCATCGCCACCGCGTCGAACCCGCGCTTCTCCGTCAGCCGCGTCGACATCGACCGGCCCGGCGCCACCTACACCGTCGACACGCTCCGTGACATGCGCGAGATCCAGGGCCCGGACACCGACCTGTTCTTCATCACCGGCGCGGACGCGCTGGAGAAGATGCTCACCTGGCACGACACCGACGAGCTGTTCGAACTCGCCCACTTCGTCGGTGTCACCCGCCCCGGCCACCGGCTCGCCGACCCCGGGCTGCCCGACGGGCGCGTCTCCCTCATGGAGGTGCCCGCGCTGTCCATCTCCTCCACCGAGTGCCGGGAGCGGGTCGGCAGCGGCGAACCCATCTGGTACCTCGTCCCGGACGGGATCGTCCAGTACATCAACAAGCGGAGCCTCTACCGCGGCGCCGCCTGA
- the proB gene encoding glutamate 5-kinase, with product MSGREAVAKARRIVVKAGSSSLTTPQGTIDVNRIDALVDVLAARRGEGTEIVFVSSGAIAAGLGPLGLTRRPPDLATQQAAASVGQGLLFARYTSSFARYALTVGQVLLTADDMMRRSHHRNAQRTLAQLLAMGVLPIVNENDTVATDEIRFGDNDRLAALVAHLIRADALVLLSDVDALYTGDPRRPGTRRIEDVRGPDDLRDVELGGSGRVGTGGMVTKVEAARIAGIPVVLTNAASAARALSGDQVGTLFHPAEGRRMSTRHLWLAHATTGQGRVMLDAGAVEAVVRRRTSLLPAGVTGVDGDFAAGDPVDLCDAGGEVVARGLVNYDASEIPELMGRSTRWLARELGAEYEREIIHRDHLVILR from the coding sequence ATGAGTGGGCGTGAGGCGGTCGCGAAGGCGCGGCGGATCGTGGTGAAGGCGGGCTCGTCCTCCCTGACCACGCCGCAGGGCACGATCGACGTGAACCGCATCGACGCGCTGGTGGACGTTCTCGCCGCGCGCCGCGGCGAGGGCACCGAGATCGTGTTCGTGTCGTCCGGCGCGATCGCGGCGGGGCTCGGCCCGCTCGGGCTGACCCGCCGGCCGCCCGACCTCGCGACCCAGCAGGCGGCGGCGAGCGTCGGTCAGGGCCTGCTGTTCGCCCGCTACACCTCCTCGTTCGCCCGTTACGCGCTGACGGTGGGGCAGGTGCTGCTCACCGCCGACGACATGATGCGCCGCTCCCACCACCGCAACGCGCAGCGCACCCTCGCGCAGCTGCTCGCCATGGGCGTCCTGCCGATCGTGAACGAGAACGACACCGTCGCCACCGACGAGATCCGGTTCGGCGACAACGACCGGCTGGCCGCGCTGGTCGCGCACCTGATCCGCGCGGACGCGCTGGTCCTGCTCTCGGACGTGGACGCCCTCTACACCGGGGACCCGCGCCGTCCCGGGACCCGCCGCATCGAGGACGTGCGCGGCCCGGACGACCTCCGGGACGTCGAGCTCGGCGGGTCCGGCCGGGTCGGCACCGGCGGCATGGTCACCAAGGTCGAGGCGGCCAGGATCGCGGGCATCCCCGTCGTGCTGACCAACGCGGCGTCCGCGGCGCGCGCGCTTTCCGGCGACCAGGTCGGGACGCTGTTCCATCCGGCCGAGGGCCGCCGCATGTCGACCCGCCACCTGTGGCTGGCGCACGCGACGACGGGCCAGGGCCGCGTCATGCTGGACGCGGGCGCGGTCGAGGCGGTCGTGCGGCGCCGCACGTCCCTGCTCCCGGCCGGGGTGACGGGCGTGGACGGCGACTTCGCCGCGGGCGACCCGGTCGACCTGTGCGACGCGGGCGGCGAGGTCGTCGCGCGCGGCCTGGTGAACTACGACGCGTCCGAGATCCCCGAGCTGATGGGGCGCTCGACGCGCTGGCTGGCCCGTGAGCTGGGCGCCGAGTACGAACGCGAGATAATCCACCGCGACCATCTGGTGATACTGCGATGA
- a CDS encoding M48 family metallopeptidase, translated as MTENTPDRARTRFPGISSRAYEHPADRSALVALRSLSGFDVVLRKLSGLVNERSLRLMFLGGTVRVGEDQFRHIYDMVRDASYILDMPEVPELYVRQDPTPNAMALGSDHPFIVLNTGLIDLLDEEELRFVVGHEVGHILSGHAVYQTMMQILLQLGARLAWLPLGNVGIAAIIIGLREWFRKAELSSDRAGLLVGQDLDAAKRVNMKLAGGTRLGEMSSEAFLQQAREYDAAGDVRDGLLKFMNLLGQSHPFAVIRFAEIEQWAGSGAYERILAGDYARREDDGNASVRDGIKEAAQSYRESWERTADPFVGKVRDMADAAAGAAGGLFDRFTRRDNGPTSGN; from the coding sequence ATGACGGAGAACACACCGGATCGAGCACGTACGCGGTTCCCAGGGATCAGTTCCCGGGCCTACGAACACCCGGCGGACCGATCGGCGCTCGTGGCGCTGCGCTCGCTCTCCGGGTTCGACGTCGTGCTGCGCAAGCTGTCGGGGCTGGTCAACGAGCGGTCCCTGCGGCTGATGTTCCTCGGCGGGACGGTGCGCGTCGGCGAGGACCAGTTCCGCCACATCTACGACATGGTCCGCGATGCCTCCTACATCCTGGACATGCCGGAAGTTCCCGAGCTCTACGTGCGGCAGGACCCGACGCCGAACGCGATGGCGCTCGGGTCCGACCATCCGTTCATCGTGCTGAACACCGGACTGATCGACCTGCTGGACGAGGAGGAGCTGCGCTTCGTCGTCGGACACGAGGTCGGGCACATCCTGTCCGGCCACGCGGTGTACCAGACGATGATGCAGATCCTGCTGCAGCTCGGGGCGCGGCTGGCGTGGCTGCCGCTCGGCAACGTCGGGATCGCGGCGATCATCATCGGGCTGCGCGAGTGGTTCCGTAAGGCGGAGCTGTCGTCGGACCGTGCCGGGCTGCTCGTCGGGCAGGACCTCGACGCGGCCAAGCGGGTGAACATGAAGCTCGCGGGCGGGACGCGGCTCGGCGAGATGAGCAGCGAGGCGTTCCTGCAGCAGGCGCGCGAGTACGACGCGGCCGGCGACGTGCGGGACGGGCTGCTGAAGTTCATGAACCTGCTCGGGCAGTCGCACCCGTTCGCGGTGATCCGGTTCGCCGAGATCGAGCAGTGGGCGGGCAGCGGCGCGTACGAGCGCATCCTGGCCGGGGACTACGCGCGCCGGGAGGACGACGGCAACGCGTCGGTCCGCGACGGGATCAAGGAGGCCGCCCAGTCGTACCGCGAGTCGTGGGAGCGGACGGCCGACCCGTTCGTGGGCAAGGTCCGCGACATGGCCGACGCGGCGGCCGGCGCGGCCGGCGGGCTGTTCGACCGCTTCACCCGGCGCGACAACGGGCCCACGTCCGGCAACTGA
- a CDS encoding phenylacetate--CoA ligase family protein: MFDPKAEAMSLDERAALQRHRVWGLVDRLLAAGGVQGRRLKEAGVGRGADVTLAGLRDLPFTTKQDLWDHYPFEMLAVPRDQVAAVHGSSGTRGRPTLVAYTKADLDLWAAMCARSLSCAGASPGSIVHNAYGYGLFTGGIGIHQGAVALGATVVPMSGGMTDRQVRMLADLRPDILTCTPAYALRLGEAVAEAGIDATSLTAGLFGAEPWSEELRTAIEDVLPIKAMDVYGLSEIIGPGVATECLEQDGLHVNEDHFIVEAVDPATGVPVEDGTPGELVFTTPTKQALPLLRYRTGDIASLTRGECACGRTLVRMSKILGRADDMIVVRGVNVYPSEVERVLLGSGLVRPHYQLVVDRRSPTARLIVACEALSGDPTAALVHALYETLGLTAEVAVLPEGTVPRVEVGKAVRVVTWEDGDPPLPGLA, from the coding sequence ATGTTCGACCCGAAGGCCGAGGCGATGTCCCTCGACGAGCGCGCCGCCCTGCAGCGGCACCGGGTGTGGGGGCTGGTCGACCGGCTCCTGGCGGCCGGCGGCGTGCAGGGGCGGCGGCTCAAGGAGGCCGGGGTCGGACGCGGCGCCGACGTGACGCTCGCGGGGCTGCGGGACCTTCCGTTCACCACCAAGCAGGACCTCTGGGACCACTACCCGTTCGAGATGCTCGCCGTGCCCCGCGACCAGGTCGCCGCCGTGCACGGGTCCAGCGGGACGCGGGGGCGCCCGACGCTCGTGGCGTACACCAAGGCCGACCTCGACCTGTGGGCGGCGATGTGCGCGCGCTCGCTGTCGTGCGCCGGGGCGTCGCCGGGGAGCATCGTCCACAACGCCTACGGATACGGGCTGTTCACCGGCGGGATCGGCATCCACCAGGGGGCCGTGGCGCTCGGCGCGACCGTGGTGCCGATGTCGGGCGGCATGACCGACCGGCAGGTGCGCATGCTCGCCGACCTCCGCCCCGACATCCTCACCTGCACCCCCGCGTACGCGCTGCGGCTGGGGGAGGCCGTCGCCGAGGCCGGGATCGACGCGACCTCGCTCACCGCGGGGCTCTTCGGCGCCGAGCCGTGGTCGGAGGAACTGCGCACGGCCATCGAGGACGTCCTGCCGATCAAGGCGATGGACGTCTACGGGCTGTCGGAGATCATCGGGCCCGGGGTGGCCACCGAGTGCCTGGAGCAGGACGGCCTGCACGTCAACGAGGACCACTTCATCGTCGAGGCCGTCGACCCCGCCACCGGTGTCCCCGTCGAGGACGGGACGCCCGGCGAACTCGTCTTCACCACCCCCACCAAGCAGGCGCTGCCGCTGCTGCGCTACCGGACGGGTGACATCGCGTCCCTCACCCGCGGTGAATGCGCCTGCGGACGGACCCTGGTGCGGATGAGCAAGATCCTCGGCCGTGCCGACGACATGATCGTCGTCCGGGGCGTGAACGTGTATCCGAGCGAGGTCGAGCGGGTCCTGCTCGGCTCCGGGCTCGTCCGGCCGCACTACCAGCTCGTCGTGGACCGGCGCAGCCCCACCGCGCGGCTCATCGTCGCCTGCGAGGCCCTCTCCGGCGACCCGACGGCCGCCCTCGTCCACGCCCTGTACGAGACGCTCGGCCTCACCGCCGAGGTCGCGGTCCTGCCCGAGGGCACCGTGCCGAGGGTGGAGGTGGGCAAGGCCGTCCGCGTCGTGACCTGGGAGGACGGCGACCCGCCATTGCCCGGCCTGGCCTGA
- the rplU gene encoding 50S ribosomal protein L21, with the protein MYAIVRAGGRQEKVAVDDVLTVDKLAGDVGSTITLQPLLVVDGDDVVSRTADLARYEVTAEILGAVKGPKINIMHYRNKTGYKRRMGHRQPYTEVKITGIKAGKK; encoded by the coding sequence GTGTACGCGATTGTCCGCGCAGGCGGCAGGCAGGAAAAGGTCGCCGTCGACGACGTGCTGACCGTCGACAAGCTGGCCGGTGACGTCGGGTCGACCATCACGCTCCAGCCCCTGCTGGTCGTGGACGGCGACGACGTCGTGAGCCGCACGGCCGACCTCGCCCGCTACGAGGTGACCGCCGAGATCCTCGGCGCGGTCAAGGGCCCCAAGATCAACATCATGCACTACCGGAACAAGACCGGGTACAAGCGGCGGATGGGTCACCGCCAGCCGTACACCGAGGTCAAGATCACCGGTATCAAGGCCGGCAAGAAGTAA
- the obgE gene encoding GTPase ObgE, with protein sequence MAAGAGSGAQFVDRVVLHVAAGNGGNGCASIHREKFKPLGGPDGANGGRGGDVVLVVDSNAASLLEYHRRPHRKAGNGRPGQGSLRTGADGGDVILSVPDGTVVKSGDTVLADLVGEGTRFVIAKGGSGGLGNAALATAKRKAPGFALLGEPGEERDVVLELKSVADVALVGFPSAGKSSLIAALSAAKPKIADYPFTTLIPNLGVVSAGDTTFTVADVPGLIEGASEGRGLGLDFLRHIERSSTLAHVLDCATMEPGRDPVSDFEVIERELQAYDRVLGDRPLSDRPRIVVLNKVDVPDGRDLAEMVRPEFESRGLRVFEVSAATHEGLRQLSFAMAAMVTDYRASLPAAEPTRIVIRPEPVGGDTDFEIRTLGDNTYLITGTKPVRWLRQTDFANEEAVGYLADRLARLGVEDALRQAGASAGATVLIGTMDDSIVFDWEPEVAAGEGTRGPRGTDRRLDGWS encoded by the coding sequence GTGGCCGCTGGAGCGGGATCGGGCGCGCAGTTCGTCGACCGGGTGGTGCTGCACGTCGCGGCGGGCAACGGCGGCAACGGCTGCGCCTCGATCCACCGGGAGAAGTTCAAGCCGCTCGGCGGCCCGGACGGCGCCAACGGCGGCCGCGGCGGCGACGTCGTCCTCGTCGTCGACTCCAATGCCGCCAGCCTCCTCGAATACCACCGGCGCCCGCACCGCAAGGCGGGCAACGGCAGGCCGGGCCAGGGCAGCCTGCGGACGGGCGCGGACGGCGGCGACGTGATCCTGTCCGTCCCCGACGGCACCGTCGTGAAGTCGGGCGACACCGTCCTCGCGGACCTGGTCGGCGAGGGCACCCGGTTCGTGATCGCCAAGGGCGGCAGCGGCGGTCTCGGGAACGCGGCGCTGGCGACGGCCAAGCGCAAGGCGCCCGGATTCGCGCTGCTCGGCGAGCCGGGGGAGGAGCGCGACGTCGTCCTGGAACTGAAGAGCGTCGCCGACGTCGCGCTCGTCGGGTTCCCGAGCGCGGGCAAGTCGTCGCTGATCGCCGCGCTGTCGGCCGCCAAGCCGAAGATCGCCGACTACCCGTTCACGACGCTGATCCCGAACCTCGGCGTGGTGAGCGCGGGCGACACGACGTTCACGGTCGCGGACGTGCCTGGCCTGATCGAGGGCGCCAGCGAGGGCCGCGGCCTCGGCCTGGACTTCCTGCGCCACATCGAGCGCTCCTCCACCCTCGCGCACGTCCTCGACTGCGCGACGATGGAGCCGGGCCGCGACCCGGTCAGCGACTTCGAGGTCATCGAGCGCGAACTCCAGGCCTACGACCGGGTGCTGGGCGACCGCCCGCTGTCGGACCGCCCCCGCATCGTCGTCCTGAACAAGGTGGACGTGCCGGACGGCCGCGACCTCGCCGAGATGGTGCGGCCGGAGTTCGAGTCCCGGGGCCTGCGGGTGTTCGAGGTGTCGGCGGCGACGCACGAGGGGCTGCGGCAGCTGTCGTTCGCGATGGCGGCGATGGTCACCGACTACCGCGCCTCGCTGCCGGCGGCGGAGCCCACCCGCATCGTCATCCGTCCCGAGCCGGTCGGCGGCGACACCGACTTCGAGATCAGGACCCTCGGCGACAACACCTACCTGATCACCGGCACGAAGCCGGTCCGGTGGCTGCGCCAGACCGACTTCGCCAACGAGGAGGCCGTGGGCTACCTCGCCGACCGCCTCGCCCGGCTCGGCGTGGAGGACGCGCTCCGCCAGGCGGGCGCCAGCGCGGGCGCCACCGTCCTGATCGGCACCATGGACGACTCGATCGTCTTCGACTGGGAGCCGGAGGTCGCGGCGGGCGAGGGCACGAGGGGCCCGCGCGGCACCGACCGCCGCCTGGACGGTTGGTCCTGA
- the rpmA gene encoding 50S ribosomal protein L27, giving the protein MAHKKGASSSRNGRDSNAQRLGVKRFGGQVVNAGEIIVRQRGTHFHPGPGVGRGGDDTLFALVAGAVEFRRYRGRNAVSVVPPAE; this is encoded by the coding sequence ATGGCACACAAGAAGGGCGCATCGTCCAGCCGCAACGGTCGCGACTCCAACGCCCAGCGCCTCGGTGTGAAGCGCTTCGGCGGCCAGGTCGTCAACGCCGGCGAGATCATCGTCCGCCAGCGCGGCACCCACTTCCACCCCGGTCCGGGCGTCGGCCGCGGCGGCGACGACACGCTGTTCGCGCTGGTCGCGGGCGCGGTGGAGTTCCGGCGCTACCGCGGTCGCAACGCGGTGAGCGTCGTCCCGCCGGCGGAATAG
- a CDS encoding TIGR03767 family metallophosphoesterase gives MTRQYSRRRVLQGAALGAGIATTGLAAFPARPAAAAAPALRGPTAGTTLDRTYLLGAAGAGGYRKVTTAPGEPHLLRRDLGGTASARRAAVRRGVLAFGHLTDVHIIDAQSPARVEFVDRLKDGLDVLPVEGAYRPQEILSTQVAEAMVQAVNRVGRGPATGLGLAFTINTGDAADNVQYNELRWIIDLLDGGRIRPDSGDPNRYEGVMDWASYDRSFWHPEGPPPGAEADLPSSRYGFPRVHGLIDAARRPFEATGLDAPWLAAFGNHDGLVQGNLPVNPLVSGLATGGIKIGAPADAGQAERLARMMSGGDAAELVRLSREQGGAGGLFRPVTPDPNRRMLSRAEVVAEHFRTSASLHGHGFTAANLREGTAYYAFDKGVVRGLVLDTVNPNGYSEGSLDRKQFTWLESQLKAGSGRYLAPDGSVVEHAVKDRLFVLFSHHPIGSLENPLGGDRVLGDEVEALLLRYPNVVLWVNGHTHRNQVIPHARKGGGGFWEVNTAAHIDFPQQSRIVELADNGDGTLSVFATILDSAGPASHGGRLTDPVRLASLSRELAGNDWQDREEDRRGEAADRNVELLVPAPF, from the coding sequence GTGACTCGTCAGTACAGCCGCCGCCGCGTCCTGCAGGGCGCCGCCCTCGGCGCGGGGATCGCCACCACCGGACTGGCCGCCTTCCCCGCGCGCCCCGCCGCCGCGGCGGCGCCCGCGCTGCGCGGTCCCACCGCCGGCACCACCCTCGACCGGACCTACCTGCTCGGCGCCGCCGGCGCCGGCGGGTACCGCAAGGTGACCACCGCCCCGGGTGAGCCGCACCTGCTGCGCCGCGACCTCGGCGGCACCGCCTCCGCGCGCCGGGCCGCCGTCCGCCGGGGCGTTCTCGCCTTCGGCCATCTCACCGACGTCCACATCATCGACGCGCAGTCCCCGGCCCGCGTCGAGTTCGTCGACCGGCTCAAGGACGGCCTGGACGTCCTGCCGGTCGAGGGCGCCTACCGGCCGCAGGAGATCCTGTCCACGCAGGTCGCCGAGGCCATGGTCCAGGCGGTGAACCGGGTCGGGCGAGGACCGGCGACCGGGCTCGGCCTCGCCTTCACCATCAACACCGGCGACGCCGCCGACAACGTCCAGTACAACGAGCTCCGCTGGATCATCGACCTGCTGGACGGCGGGCGCATCCGCCCCGACTCCGGCGACCCGAACCGCTACGAGGGCGTCATGGACTGGGCGTCCTACGACCGCTCGTTCTGGCACCCCGAGGGCCCGCCGCCCGGCGCCGAGGCCGACCTCCCGAGCAGCAGGTACGGCTTTCCCCGTGTGCACGGCCTGATCGACGCCGCGCGCCGCCCGTTCGAGGCGACCGGCCTCGACGCCCCGTGGCTGGCCGCGTTCGGCAACCACGACGGACTCGTCCAGGGCAACCTGCCGGTCAACCCGCTGGTGTCCGGCCTCGCCACCGGCGGCATCAAGATCGGCGCCCCGGCGGACGCCGGCCAGGCCGAGCGCCTCGCCCGCATGATGAGCGGGGGCGACGCCGCCGAACTCGTCCGCCTCAGCCGCGAGCAGGGCGGCGCGGGGGGCCTGTTCCGCCCGGTGACCCCCGATCCGAACCGCCGGATGCTGTCGCGTGCCGAAGTCGTCGCCGAACACTTCAGGACCAGTGCGTCCCTGCACGGCCACGGCTTCACCGCCGCCAACCTGCGCGAGGGGACGGCCTACTACGCCTTCGACAAGGGCGTCGTGCGCGGTCTCGTCCTCGACACCGTCAACCCGAACGGCTACTCCGAGGGCTCGCTCGACAGGAAGCAGTTCACGTGGCTGGAGTCGCAGCTCAAGGCCGGTAGCGGCCGCTACCTGGCGCCGGACGGCTCGGTCGTGGAGCACGCGGTGAAGGACCGGCTGTTCGTCTTGTTCAGCCACCACCCGATCGGTTCGCTGGAGAACCCGCTCGGCGGTGACCGCGTCCTCGGCGACGAGGTCGAGGCGCTTCTGCTGCGCTACCCGAACGTCGTCCTGTGGGTGAACGGCCACACGCACCGCAACCAGGTGATCCCGCACGCGCGCAAGGGCGGCGGAGGTTTCTGGGAGGTCAACACGGCCGCGCACATCGACTTCCCGCAGCAGAGCCGCATCGTGGAGCTGGCCGACAACGGCGACGGCACCCTCTCGGTGTTCGCGACGATCCTCGACTCCGCCGGGCCCGCCTCCCATGGCGGCCGCCTCACCGACCCGGTGAGGCTGGCGTCGCTGTCCCGCGAACTGGCGGGCAACGACTGGCAGGACCGCGAGGAGGACCGCCGCGGCGAGGCCGCCGACCGCAACGTCGAGCTCCTGGTTCCGGCCCCCTTCTGA
- a CDS encoding glutamate-5-semialdehyde dehydrogenase, whose translation MSDEREEFLRVARRAREAAAGLAPLPRSAKDAALHRIADALVTAAPEIVKANESDVARARGNGTSEYMIDRLSLSEPRIAAIADAVRQVAALPDPVGETVRGNVLPNGLELRQVRVPLGVVGIIYEGRPNVTVDAAALCLKSGNVAMLRGSSSAYASNTVLVEVMQGALTGTEVPPDAVQLVPGTSRESVKHLMRARGLVDVLIPRGGASLINSVVEESTVPVIETGVGNCAVYVDAAADVDMAVDILLNAKTQRPSVCNAAETFLVHADIADTFVPRALEALKSAGVTVHGDDRIRSFGGDVVEATEDDWHAEYLSLDIAARVVDSLDDAVAHIRRYGSGHTEAIVTTSQPAAKRFVALVDSAAVMVNASTRFTDGEEFGFGAEIGISTQKLHARGPMGLPELTSTKYVVTGEGHVRG comes from the coding sequence ATGAGCGACGAGCGCGAGGAGTTCCTGCGGGTGGCGCGGCGCGCCAGGGAGGCGGCCGCCGGGCTGGCCCCGCTGCCGCGGTCGGCGAAGGACGCGGCGCTGCACCGCATCGCGGACGCCCTGGTCACCGCCGCCCCGGAGATCGTCAAGGCGAACGAGTCCGATGTCGCGCGGGCCCGCGGGAACGGCACCTCCGAGTACATGATCGACCGGCTGAGCCTGTCGGAGCCGCGGATCGCCGCGATCGCCGACGCCGTCCGGCAGGTCGCCGCGCTGCCGGACCCGGTGGGGGAGACGGTCCGCGGGAACGTGCTGCCGAACGGGCTGGAGCTGCGCCAGGTGCGGGTGCCGCTCGGCGTCGTCGGGATCATCTACGAGGGCCGCCCGAACGTGACCGTGGACGCCGCCGCGCTGTGCCTGAAGAGCGGGAACGTGGCGATGCTGCGCGGCTCGTCGTCGGCGTACGCCTCCAACACGGTGCTGGTCGAGGTGATGCAGGGCGCGCTGACCGGTACGGAGGTCCCGCCGGACGCGGTGCAGCTCGTCCCGGGCACGTCCAGGGAGTCGGTGAAGCACCTGATGCGGGCGCGCGGCCTGGTGGACGTGCTGATCCCGCGCGGCGGCGCCTCGCTGATCAACTCGGTGGTGGAGGAGTCGACCGTCCCGGTGATCGAGACGGGCGTCGGGAACTGCGCGGTGTACGTGGACGCCGCCGCCGACGTCGACATGGCCGTGGACATCCTCCTGAACGCCAAGACGCAGCGCCCTTCGGTGTGCAACGCCGCCGAGACGTTCCTGGTGCACGCCGACATCGCCGACACGTTCGTCCCGCGCGCGCTTGAGGCGCTGAAGAGCGCCGGTGTCACGGTGCACGGCGACGACCGGATCCGTTCCTTCGGCGGTGACGTCGTGGAGGCGACCGAGGACGACTGGCACGCCGAGTACCTCTCGCTCGACATCGCCGCCCGCGTGGTGGACTCGCTCGACGACGCCGTCGCGCACATCCGCCGGTACGGCTCGGGGCACACCGAGGCGATCGTCACGACGTCCCAGCCGGCCGCGAAGCGGTTCGTCGCGCTGGTCGACTCGGCGGCCGTGATGGTGAACGCCTCGACGCGCTTCACCGACGGCGAGGAGTTCGGGTTCGGCGCGGAGATCGGCATCTCGACGCAGAAGCTGCACGCCCGCGGCCCGATGGGGCTGCCGGAGCTGACGTCCACCAAGTACGTGGTGACCGGGGAAGGGCACGTGCGCGGCTGA